The following coding sequences are from one Rutidosis leptorrhynchoides isolate AG116_Rl617_1_P2 chromosome 11, CSIRO_AGI_Rlap_v1, whole genome shotgun sequence window:
- the LOC139874600 gene encoding uncharacterized protein — MVDKFINDQGTLQPPPPNAWRDQRKHVGPAKDLKSLILNKQDTRCMLIFQNETFLFLDTEFWKRLLGIAFSGYLENIHIDGWATFLLRFRQRFLPRASQMSSSPQFPIADYTCSSRWTIMPLGFLNQLEKFKSFYDDDTQNEEEKGDTSNPEAEGIIKFNPPDYMYLIGLGDGSDDLYPSWAECDKILIPVHFSDPEHFILLTLNLDEQRVLVYDSLKGCLKKGQLEAVFKNLSDNLPLYLKAIDYFNKKQDSQIVDYYENREDVELMIEDAPYVPMQSGSHGDCGVWVCLHMERIVFGWDQIDNIGDPKKLLRTIEFEWQEHSSVHALIHRNHHHQRTQRPQRLLIS, encoded by the exons ATGGTTGATAAATTTATAAACGATCAAGGAACtttgcaaccaccaccaccaaatgcATGGAGAGATCAAAGGAAGCATGTGGGGCCAGCAAAAGATTTGAAATCACTAATCCTCAATAAGCAAGATACGCGTTGCATGTTAATTTTCCAAAATGAAACCTTCCTCTTCCTTGATACTGAGTTTTGGAAACGTTTATTGGGAATTGCATTTTCTGGTTATTTGGAAAACATA catattgatggatgggctaccttcctgttgagatttcggcagaggtttctgccccgagctagccagatgtcctcgagtcctcagtttccgattgcagattatacatgtagttctcgatggacgattatgccattgggtttcctcaatcaactggagaaattcaagtccttttatgatgatgacactcaaaatgaggaggagaagggggatacatctaatcctgaagcagaggggatcattaaattcaatcccccagattatatgtatttgattggtcttggggatggtagtgatgacCTTTATCCATCCTGGGCTGAATGTGATAAG attttgattccaGTACATTTTTCAGATCCTGAACATTTTATACTACTCACTTTGAACTTAGATGAACAGAGAGTATTAGTCTATGATAGTTTAAAGGGTTGTTTGAAAAAAGGTCAACTCGAGGCTGTCTTCAAAAACTTATCAGACAACTTGCCGTTATATTTGAAGGCTATTGATTACTTTAACAAGAAGCAGGACTCACAAATTGTTGACTATTATGAGAACAGAGAAGATGTAGAGTTGATGATCGAGGATGCACCGTATGTGCCAATGCAGAGTGGTAGCCATGGTGATTGTGGTGTTTGGGTCTGCCTTCATATGGAGAGGATAGTTTTTGGTTGGGATCAGATTGACAACATTGGAGACCCTAAAAAGCTGCTAAGGACTATAGAATTCGAATGGCAAGAACATTCTTCCGTGCACGCTTTGATACACAGGAACCACCACCACCAGAGGACCCAGAGGCcccaaaggttgttaattagttaa
- the LOC139877519 gene encoding 11S globulin seed storage protein G3-like yields the protein MASKTTTSLLAFFLLFCTCFARQQQHQLQHRQQQQNVCQLQNIEVLEPYDVVEAEHGFTEFWNVNSQEFQCAGVDFLRHRIQPGGLLLPSYVNTPILAFIERGQAVQGVILPGCPETYEYSADQQQFSREQRRGQQQQQSFQDRHQKVENLNEGDVVAVPTGAAHWIHNDGNTELVVVVFFDAQNNDNQLDQFRRRFFLAGNPGSQSQQQQGGRRQQQQDRSRRDPGHRGQSQSQHSTGNIFNGFDTEILAEAFNVDQETAQKLQGQQDQRGHIVNVGQDLQIVRPRQQRGPQQQQQRGPQRSRRGEGPFNGLEETICSMKLKENIDNPSHQDFVNPQAGRIANLNSFKFPILQALQLSAERGELRENAIRAPHWTINAHNLLYVTDGSMRVQIVNNEGNSVFDNELQQGQVVVIPQNFAVIKRAGQQGCRWISFRTNDNAMVSNLAGRVSAIRSMPVDVVANAYQISKEEASRLKFSQQETSLFTPNFGRSSGGRAEA from the exons ATGGCATCTAAAACTACTACTTCGCTTTTAGCTTTCTTTCTTCTGTTTTGCACGTGTTTTGCACGCCAACAACAGCACCAGTTGCAGCATCGTCAGCAACAACAAAATGTATGTCAACTTCAGAACATTGAGGTTCTTGAGCCTTATGATGTGGTTGAAGCTGAACATGGTTTTACTGAGTTTTGGAATGTGAATAGTCAGGAGTTTCAGTGTGCTGGTGTTGACTTTTTGAGACATAGGATTCAGCCTGGTGGTCTTCTCTTGCCTTCTTATGTCAACACCCCCATTTTGGCCTTCATTGAAAGAG GTCAGGCAGTTCAGGGGGTGATCTTGCCCGGATGTCCCGAAACATACGAATATTCGGCCGATCAGCAACAATTTAGCCGAGAACAAAGACgtggacaacaacaacaacaaagctTCCAAGACCGTCATCAAAAAGTGGAGAACTTGAACGAGGGTGACGTGGTTGCCGTTCCCACGGGTGCCGCACACTGGATTCATAACGACGGTAACACTGAACTTGTTGTGGTCGTCTTCTTCGATGCTCAAAACAACGACAACCAGCTTGATCAATTCCGCAGA AGATTCTTCCTAGCTGGAAACCCTGGATCTCAAAGCCAACAACAACAAGGAGGTCGAAGACAACAACAACAAGATAGGAGCCGCCGTGATCCCGGCCACCGTGGTCAAAGTCAATCTCAGCACAGCACCGGCAACATCTTCAACGGTTTCGACACCGAGATCTTAGCTGAAGCCTTCAACGTCGACCAAGAAACCGCCCAAAAACTTCAAGGACAACAAGACCAAAGAGGCCATATCGTTAACGTCGGACAAGACCTCCAAATCGTCCGCCCACGTCAACAACGTggtccccaacaacaacaacaacgtggACCCCAACGAAGCAGACGTGGCGAAGGACCATTCAACGGGCTAGAAGAAACCATTTGCAGCATGAAACTAAAAGAAAACATCGATAACCCATCACACCAAGATTTTGTTAACCCACAAGCGGGCCGTATCGCAAACCTTAACAGCTTCAAATTCCCCATACTCCAAGCACTCCAACTCAGCGCTGAACGAGGCGAACTTCGCGAAAACGCGATCCGAGCACCGCACTGGACGATAAACGCACACAACCTTCTTTACGTAACCGACGGATCAATGAGGGTACAAATCGTGAACAACGAAGGAAACTCGGTTTTCGACAATGAGTTACAACAAGGACAAGTTGTTGTGATTCCACAAAACTTTGCGGTTATCAAAAGAGCTGGTCAACAAGGGTGTAGGTGGATTTCGTTCAGGACTAACGATAATGCAATGGTATCGAACCTTGCGGGACGAGTGTCAGCAATTAGGAGTATGCCGGTTGATGTGGTGGCGAATGCGTATCAGATATCCAAGGAGGAAGCTTCGAGGTTGAAGTTTAGTCAGCAAGAGACGAGTTTGTTCACGCCGAATTTTGGTAGGAGCTCAGGAGGAAGGGCTGAAGCCTAA